Proteins from one Fragaria vesca subsp. vesca linkage group LG6, FraVesHawaii_1.0, whole genome shotgun sequence genomic window:
- the LOC101304885 gene encoding uncharacterized protein LOC101304885: protein MAAERRALRFEHDLRSTKDEAVQMLLRLKQMIDSQTSEAEMTSLKKERKIEELEAQLYEAEDIITDLRSELKQAWGELERVDPSEVEPLNGETTREDASFSGNVTPEPTTLSPGLRPEDAPTSGLKNIPVTRDLDHKVSNGLEQTEQLTVSDLDKLCAPVYDFDSIIMRSKESELLRNGCTQRVRAFERNSFDGKLSLFGYEDNHKFQKKNELNELIVKASDNGIEVVKKLSLGETKSPVKVRTMQRKKTQFGKAKTSHLFCPTQLMSSCQPSSVDGNDGSHKDACIPPSIDACIPASVKDITRISSGLHSSCSPIDSKIIHMGKRKRNVNSEDGSSTSFRSTGQPSHVLSRCRTVAYLINGDVKSCEDRPNTAEKNEAKMKPLLRLDPGRTLIRRDVDPMSGSASVKVSIKSGPGQNDADKGSELIDVSVSVKPGKVVVENSEAPSSEFSLGTGVVSGMNSDIADIKVLEQSNESPSHVGDSGHLKNTFQRKRMNSSSNPDETALLEENTTKRRADKRESISPQPQNDSSRDSRRLAQVARQLISLSGKRWYK from the exons ACAAGTGAAGCAGAGATGACATCTTTGAAAAAAGAAAGAAAAATTGAAGAGCTTGAAGCACAGCTTTATGAGGCGGAGGATATCATAACTGACCTTAGATCAGAGTTGAAACAAGCATGGGGTGAATTGGAGAGGGTGGATCCAAGCGAAGTTGAGCCTTTGAATGGAGAAACCACAAGGGAAGATGCCTCATTTTCCGGGAATGTGACACCTGAGCCCACAACACTCTCTCCAGGTTTACGGCCTGAAGATGCTCCAACTTCTGGCCTGAAGAACATCCCAGTGACTAGAGATCTGGACCATAAGGTCAGTAATGGACTAGAACAAACTGAACAGTTGACTGTTTCTGATTTGGACAAATTGTGTGCCCCTGTCTACGACTTTGACTCAATAATCATGAGAAGTAAGGAGTCCGAGCTCCTCAGAAATGGATGTACACAGAGAGTACGTGCTTTTGAAAGAAACTCATTTGATGGTAAATTGTCGCTTTTTGGATATGAGGACAATCACAAGTTTCAGAAGAAGAACGAGTTGAATGAGTTGATAGTCAAGGCAAGTGACAATGGCATAGAAGTAGTTAAGAAACTATCTTTAGGAGAAACCAAAAGCCCTGTTAAAGTCCGCACAATGCAAAGAAAGAAGACTCAGTTTGGGAAAGCCAAAACCTCACACCTATTTTGTCCTACTCAGCTCATGAGTTCATGTCAACCTTCTTCAGTCGATGGGAATGATGGATCCCATAAGGATGCATGTATTCCACCCTCAATTGATGCATGCATTCCGGCTTCAGTCAAGGACATCACAAGAATTTCCAGTGGGTTGCATAGTAGCTGCTCTCCTATAGACAGTAAGATCATTCATATGGGGAAAAGGAAAAGGAATGTAAATAGTGAGGACGGCAGCAGTACCTCATTCAGGAGTACTGGTCAGCCATCTCATGTCCTTTCCCGCTGCAGGACCGTTGCATACTTAATTAATGGTGATGTTAAATCTTGTGAAGATCGACCAAACACAGCTGAAAAGAATGAAGCTAAGATGAAGCCATTGCTCCGTCTGGATCCGGGAAGGACATTAATTAGAAGAGATGTTGATCCTATGTCAGGTTCAGCTAGTGTTAAAGTCAGCATTAAATCTGGACCTGGCCAGAATGATGCAGACAAAGGTAGTGAGTTGATTGATGTGTCCGTTTCCGTAAAGCCGGGAAAGGTTGTTGTGGAGAATTCAGAGGCTCCAAGTTCTGAATTTAGCCTTGGTACTGGTGTTGTATCAGGGATGAATTCTGATATAGCGGATATTAAAGTATTGGAACAATCAAATGAATCTCCTAGTCACGTGGGCGACAGTGGACATCTCAAGAACACTTTCCAGAGGAAGCGCATGAATTCCTCAAGCAACCCTGATGAAACCGCATTGCTTGAGGAGAACACGACTAAGAGGAGGGCTGACAAGAGAGAATCTATTTCACCACAGCCACAAAATGATTCGTCTAGGGACAGTCGGCGGCTGGCCCAGGTTGCTCGACAG CTCATATCTTTGTCTGGGAAGAGATGGTACAAATAG